The nucleotide sequence ATTTATATCTTCTGTGATGTCAGTGATATCTTGCTGGGTTAGGTTCTTTGAAGATTTGCCAGGAAAATATAATCGGCCAAGATTACCAGAATCATCGGAGATATCTCTTAGGAAATTTATCTTTTGGAATGCAGAGCCCAGTGCTCTGGCAGATGGCTTTAACTCCCTAAACTTTTTCTTATCACCGGCCACAAATACCATTAAGCACATTAGGCCCACAGCTTCAGCTGAGCCATATATATAATCACTGTACTCTTCTAGAGAATACCGCTTCTTTTTAATATCCATGCGCATGCTATCCATGAATGAGTCGATCAAATCCATGGGTATACCGTACTCACGAACAACCAAGCAAAAACTATGGACAATTGGGTTAATGCTAAAACCCGTCTTTAAGGCTCTTTTGGTGTCAGCTGTTAGCTCATCGAGATATTCAGCCATTTCCTTAGGCCGCCATGTATCCACGACCTCGTCTGCTATTCTAACAAACCCGTAAATAGACACTATTGAGTCTGCCACTTTGGGGCTAAGGAGCTTAGTTGCAGATGAGAATGAGCTTGAATAAGAGAAGGTGATGTCTCGACTTAAGCGAATGCTTATTTGGTTATATAGGCCAATATTAATCACTGCTACTACTTTTTCCTAGCCACACAGTATGAGGCGAGATTTCTTAAAAGATCTTCGAGCTCAGTATCTAGGTTCATCCTATCCAATATTAATAAGGACTTTTTAAGATGATCATCTGCCGCAACAGTGACCTTAGCCCGTGCACCACATTCCTCGAGAATAACTCGGACTATCTTGGTGTCATGAATATTTATATCCGTCTTGCCCAGCCTAGTCTCAATGGCCTTCCATTGCAGTGGAGATGATAGCTTTTTAGCATAATACATCAGTAGCGTTTGTTTACCTTCGCGAATATCTGAGCCGACTGGCTTACCTGTTTGTCGACTTGAGCCAAACATGCCAAGGAGGTCGTCTGCGAGCTGGAAAGCTTTGCCTAATTCAGAGCCAAACTCAGCAAAGAGCTTAAAAAGCTTACTATTTCCCCCGGCGGCGACAATGCCTAGTTGCATGGGATATGTAATAGTATATTGAGCAGTTTTATAAAAATTCACCTTTTCTATTTTACTTAGATTCAAATCTCCTCTAAGACCCGCCATGACATCTAATTGCTGCCCTGCTCCGGTATCGAAAAGTGTTTTTTGGAAATGCTTCATCATTTCGAACACCAGCTTGGGGTCGAGGTCGAGGCTGGTTAGCACTTCAAATGTAAAGAACTCATTTAGCTCCCCTGCTAAAATAGCGATGGACTCGGCAGTTTTCCTAGCAGGTTTATCATCTAGCAGCTTCTTGAACCTTTTTTCATATACTCCCGTAATATTTGCGCCGCCGTAGCGTGTGGTATCGCCGTCCATAATATCATCATGGATAAGTACGAAGTTATGAAAAATTTCTAACGATACAGATGCATCCAGGGCCTTAGCTATTTCTTTGCCGCCGGCAGCCCTATAGCCTAGTACCATTAAGGTTGGCCTGAGTCTCTTGCCGCCTCTGAGAATGAACTTCTTCATATCCAGCAGCAGCTTGGCATAGACTGGATCAATCTTACTAGCCTCGGCTATTTTAAGATCATAGAAATCAGATAATCTACCATCTACCTCTGATTTAACAAACTTGTTTA is from Patescibacteria group bacterium and encodes:
- a CDS encoding polyprenyl synthetase family protein, coding for MEKFIALNKFVKSEVDGRLSDFYDLKIAEASKIDPVYAKLLLDMKKFILRGGKRLRPTLMVLGYRAAGGKEIAKALDASVSLEIFHNFVLIHDDIMDGDTTRYGGANITGVYEKRFKKLLDDKPARKTAESIAILAGELNEFFTFEVLTSLDLDPKLVFEMMKHFQKTLFDTGAGQQLDVMAGLRGDLNLSKIEKVNFYKTAQYTITYPMQLGIVAAGGNSKLFKLFAEFGSELGKAFQLADDLLGMFGSSRQTGKPVGSDIREGKQTLLMYYAKKLSSPLQWKAIETRLGKTDINIHDTKIVRVILEECGARAKVTVAADDHLKKSLLILDRMNLDTELEDLLRNLASYCVARKK
- a CDS encoding squalene/phytoene synthase family protein is translated as MINIGLYNQISIRLSRDITFSYSSSFSSATKLLSPKVADSIVSIYGFVRIADEVVDTWRPKEMAEYLDELTADTKRALKTGFSINPIVHSFCLVVREYGIPMDLIDSFMDSMRMDIKKKRYSLEEYSDYIYGSAEAVGLMCLMVFVAGDKKKFRELKPSARALGSAFQKINFLRDISDDSGNLGRLYFPGKSSKNLTQQDITDITEDINKDLKIASGAIKSLPKSSRYGVELAYSYFSELTKLINSRPASELSKSRASLPLFVKIRILLFIKIKRSFAL